In a genomic window of Streptomyces koelreuteriae:
- the def gene encoding peptide deformylase — translation MAQQDTDQQHAGVLPVDDEGYVIDTEDCEEREAAWRERGTSRPITVVGNPVLHKECKDVTEFGEEFQQLVADMFASQRTAEGVGLAANQIGVDQKVFIYDCPDDEGVRHTGVICNPKLVELPAETRRLDDSNEGCLSVPTAYAPLARPDYAEVTGQDEKGNPIKVRGTGYFARCLQHETDHLYGSLYIDRLSKRERKDALRQMAENEPRYPVVAND, via the coding sequence ATGGCTCAGCAGGACACCGATCAGCAGCACGCGGGCGTGCTCCCCGTCGATGACGAGGGGTACGTGATCGACACGGAGGACTGCGAGGAGCGCGAGGCGGCCTGGCGGGAGCGGGGGACCTCGCGGCCGATCACGGTGGTCGGGAACCCGGTGCTGCACAAGGAGTGCAAGGACGTCACCGAGTTCGGCGAGGAGTTCCAGCAGCTCGTCGCGGACATGTTCGCCAGCCAGCGCACCGCCGAGGGCGTGGGCCTGGCCGCCAACCAGATCGGTGTCGACCAGAAGGTCTTCATCTACGACTGCCCCGACGACGAGGGCGTCCGCCACACCGGCGTGATCTGCAACCCCAAGCTCGTCGAACTGCCCGCCGAGACGCGCCGGCTGGACGACAGCAACGAGGGCTGCCTGTCCGTGCCCACCGCGTACGCCCCGCTCGCCCGGCCCGACTACGCCGAGGTGACCGGGCAGGACGAGAAGGGCAACCCGATCAAGGTGCGCGGCACCGGATACTTCGCTCGGTGTTTGCAGCACGAGACCGACCACCTGTACGGCTCCCTGTACATCGACCGGCTCTCCAAGCGCGAGCGCAAGGACGCGCTGCGGCAGATGGCCGAGAACGAGCCCCGCTACCCCGTGGTCGCGAACGACTGA
- the cyc1 gene encoding epi-isozizaene synthase, protein MHALPDGTTSAPTTIAVPPSLSLPVIEAAFDRQLHPYWPKCQEKTRAWLLEKRLMPADKVEEYADGLCYTDLMAGYYIGASDEVLQAIADYSAWFFVWDDRHDRDIVHGRPVAWRRLRDRLHTALDFPGAHLHHEDPLVAGFADSVSRLYAFLPRTWNLRFARHFHAVVDAYDREFHNRTHGIVPTVDEYLRLRRLTFAHWIWTDLLEPVAGCEIPDPVRKHPAYRRAALLSQEFAAWYNDLCSLPKEIAGDEVHNLGISLITHEGLTLEQAVVELRNRVEKCITEFIEVEGEALRFADDLADGTVRGKELSAAVRACLSNMRNWFSSVYWFHHESGRYMVDSWDDRSTPPYVNNEAAGEK, encoded by the coding sequence GTGCATGCTTTGCCAGACGGCACCACATCGGCACCGACCACCATCGCAGTTCCACCGTCGCTCTCTCTACCGGTGATCGAGGCGGCGTTCGATCGGCAACTCCACCCGTATTGGCCGAAGTGCCAGGAGAAGACCCGGGCCTGGCTGCTCGAAAAGCGGCTCATGCCCGCGGACAAGGTGGAGGAATATGCCGACGGCCTTTGCTACACCGACCTCATGGCGGGGTACTACATCGGTGCCTCCGACGAGGTCCTCCAGGCGATCGCGGACTACAGCGCCTGGTTCTTCGTCTGGGACGACCGGCACGACCGCGACATCGTGCACGGCCGTCCGGTCGCCTGGCGGCGGCTGCGGGACCGGCTGCACACGGCCCTCGACTTCCCCGGGGCGCATCTGCACCACGAGGACCCACTGGTCGCCGGGTTCGCGGACAGCGTGTCCCGGCTGTACGCGTTCCTGCCGAGGACGTGGAACCTCCGGTTCGCCCGGCACTTCCACGCGGTGGTCGACGCCTACGACCGGGAGTTCCACAACCGTACCCATGGAATCGTGCCCACGGTCGACGAATATCTCCGGTTGCGCCGGCTCACCTTCGCTCACTGGATATGGACGGATCTACTGGAGCCGGTCGCGGGATGCGAGATACCCGACCCCGTCCGGAAACACCCGGCATACCGGCGGGCAGCGCTGCTGAGCCAGGAATTCGCCGCCTGGTACAACGACCTCTGCTCCCTTCCGAAGGAAATTGCGGGCGATGAGGTGCACAATCTCGGAATCAGTCTCATCACCCATGAGGGGCTGACTCTGGAACAGGCGGTCGTGGAGCTGAGAAACCGTGTCGAGAAGTGCATCACGGAATTCATCGAGGTCGAAGGGGAAGCATTACGGTTCGCCGACGACCTCGCCGACGGCACCGTGCGGGGAAAGGAACTGAGCGCCGCCGTGCGGGCCTGTCTGAGCAATATGCGCAACTGGTTCAGTTCCGTCTACTGGTTCCACCACGAGTCCGGCCGGTACATGGTCGACAGCTGGGACGACCGGTCCACGCCCCCGTACGTCAACAACGAAGCGGCAGGTGAGAAATGA
- a CDS encoding bifunctional albaflavenone monooxygenase/terpene synthase, with protein sequence MTVESVQPEALAPDLREPPRAGGGVPGLGHGWKLVRDPLAFMSRLREHGDVVRLKLGPKTVYAVTTPDLTGALALSNDFIIAGPLWESLEGLLGKEGVATANGPQHRRQRRTIQPAFRLDAIPGYGPIMEEEAHALTERLSAGETIDCTSESFRVAVRIAARCLLRGNYMDERAERLSVALATVFRGMYRRMVVPLGPLYNLPLPANREFNRALADLHLLVDEIVAERRASGQKPNDLLTALLEAKDENGDPIGEQEIHDQVVAILTPGSETVASTIMWLLHMLAEHPEQADRVRDEVEAVTGGRPVAFEDVRGLRHTNNVVVEALRLRPAVWILTRRAVRDTELGGYRIPAGADIVYSPYAIQRDAKSYDRNLEFDPDRWLPDRVKDIPKHAMSPFSTGNRKCPSDHFSMAQLTLITAALAAGYRFEQVAGSNDATRVGITLRPHDLRLRPVPR encoded by the coding sequence ATGACCGTCGAGTCCGTGCAACCCGAAGCCCTGGCTCCGGATCTGCGTGAGCCGCCCCGGGCGGGCGGCGGTGTCCCCGGCCTCGGCCACGGCTGGAAGCTGGTGCGCGACCCGCTGGCGTTCATGTCCCGGCTGCGCGAGCACGGCGACGTGGTCCGCCTGAAGCTCGGGCCGAAGACCGTGTACGCCGTGACCACCCCGGATCTCACCGGGGCGCTGGCGCTGAGCAACGACTTCATCATCGCCGGCCCGCTCTGGGAGTCCCTGGAGGGCCTGCTCGGCAAGGAGGGCGTGGCCACCGCGAACGGGCCGCAGCACCGGCGCCAGCGACGCACCATCCAGCCCGCCTTCCGGCTCGACGCCATACCCGGCTACGGGCCGATCATGGAGGAGGAGGCGCACGCGCTGACCGAGCGCCTGAGCGCCGGGGAGACCATCGACTGCACCTCCGAGTCGTTCCGGGTGGCCGTGCGCATCGCGGCCCGCTGTCTGCTGCGCGGCAACTACATGGACGAGCGGGCGGAGCGGCTGTCCGTCGCGCTCGCCACCGTCTTCCGCGGGATGTACCGGCGGATGGTGGTCCCGCTCGGGCCGCTGTACAACCTGCCGCTCCCGGCCAACCGCGAATTCAACCGGGCATTGGCCGATTTGCATCTCCTGGTCGACGAGATCGTCGCCGAGCGCCGGGCATCCGGTCAAAAGCCGAACGATTTGCTGACGGCATTGCTGGAGGCGAAGGACGAGAATGGCGACCCCATCGGGGAACAGGAGATCCACGATCAGGTCGTCGCGATCCTCACCCCCGGCAGCGAAACCGTCGCCTCCACGATCATGTGGCTGTTGCATATGCTCGCGGAACACCCTGAACAGGCGGACCGGGTGCGGGACGAAGTAGAAGCCGTCACCGGTGGGAGGCCGGTGGCATTCGAGGACGTCCGGGGGCTCAGGCACACCAACAATGTCGTCGTCGAGGCCCTGCGTTTGCGCCCCGCCGTCTGGATTCTGACGCGCCGGGCGGTACGGGACACGGAACTCGGCGGATACCGGATTCCGGCCGGGGCGGACATCGTCTACAGCCCGTACGCCATCCAGCGCGATGCGAAGTCGTACGACCGGAACCTCGAGTTCGACCCCGACCGGTGGCTGCCCGACCGGGTCAAGGACATCCCGAAGCACGCCATGAGCCCGTTCAGCACGGGCAACCGCAAGTGCCCGAGCGACCACTTCTCGATGGCCCAGCTGACGCTGATCACGGCGGCGCTGGCCGCCGGGTACCGCTTCGAGCAGGTGGCCGGTTCGAACGACGCCACCCGCGTCGGCATCACGCTCCG